A genomic region of Streptomyces sp. R33 contains the following coding sequences:
- a CDS encoding SpoIIE family protein phosphatase, which produces MTARADSGPATDATARVLARASVDAVRAVGGFAGGVYLRSGAEGPLLLAVLTGLPGKLFRPWWRMHVNRPYPVAEAYRSGQSVHLPDADTAMQRFPQMMAGLPFPFGSLYEPVMAGAERFGVLFVLRPATPGSSVDAADRERLRSAADGLADGLAALTATGNPVLWKGDPVCVPPPDTAQGAREAVERLTLAVLSVDREGRIRYVNHAAARLLGQGAPELRGRVVWEAVPWLGQPAYEDHFRGVFMSGEPVRFPARRGRQPDGDWVSVDLYPAPDGVTVTIGAAAPPVYAPGSVVRTGAGPGSPADRASALYRPVALAIALTEAVTARQVSAVVTQELLPAFGGRQLAIYLLNERHLHLAWETGFPQGFLDRFDGVGLDVRLPGVETLTTGRPMFFESMEHLAAAYPGIPLDAHIGARAFLPLIASGRPVGSCILGFDAPRGFSPEERTVLTALAGLIAQALERAQRYDSEAALARGLQAALLPHRLPVRENVETVGRYLPGTQGMDVGGDWYDVIETGEGVLALVIGDVQGHGVAAAATMGQLRSAVRAFTLAGSPPEQVMAGTNRLLIDLDPGQFASCCYVLLDPASGRARAVRAGHPQPLLRHADGRAEVLDLPGGVVLGIDVDAAYPVTELRLARGAVLALYTDGLVEEAGKDIDLGVERLRAALAAARPSPLTETADRLVGEARDSTDRPDDIALLLALRTDGGPAARA; this is translated from the coding sequence GTGACGGCGAGAGCGGACAGCGGCCCCGCCACCGACGCCACGGCCCGCGTGCTCGCACGGGCCTCCGTCGATGCGGTGCGGGCCGTCGGCGGGTTTGCGGGCGGTGTCTACCTGCGCTCCGGGGCCGAGGGACCGCTGCTGCTCGCCGTACTCACGGGCCTGCCCGGAAAGCTGTTCCGCCCGTGGTGGCGGATGCACGTGAACCGCCCGTACCCCGTCGCCGAGGCCTACCGCTCCGGCCAGTCGGTGCACCTGCCCGACGCGGACACGGCCATGCAGCGCTTTCCGCAGATGATGGCCGGGCTGCCGTTCCCCTTCGGCTCGCTGTACGAGCCCGTCATGGCCGGGGCCGAGCGGTTCGGGGTGCTGTTCGTCCTGCGCCCCGCGACCCCCGGCTCCTCGGTCGACGCCGCCGACCGCGAGCGGCTGCGCTCCGCCGCGGACGGGCTGGCCGACGGCCTGGCCGCGCTCACCGCGACCGGGAACCCGGTGCTCTGGAAGGGCGATCCGGTGTGCGTACCGCCCCCGGACACGGCGCAGGGCGCGCGCGAGGCGGTGGAGCGGCTCACCCTCGCCGTGCTCTCCGTGGACCGCGAGGGCAGGATCCGCTACGTCAACCACGCCGCCGCACGTCTGCTGGGCCAGGGTGCGCCGGAGCTGCGCGGGCGGGTGGTGTGGGAGGCGGTGCCCTGGCTCGGGCAGCCCGCGTACGAGGACCACTTCCGCGGGGTGTTCATGTCCGGGGAGCCGGTGCGCTTCCCGGCCCGGCGCGGCCGGCAGCCGGACGGGGACTGGGTGTCGGTGGACCTGTACCCGGCCCCCGACGGGGTGACCGTGACGATCGGCGCGGCCGCTCCGCCCGTCTACGCGCCCGGATCGGTGGTCCGGACGGGCGCGGGGCCGGGTTCGCCGGCCGACCGCGCCTCGGCGTTGTACCGGCCGGTGGCCCTCGCGATCGCACTGACGGAGGCGGTCACCGCCCGCCAGGTGTCTGCAGTGGTCACCCAGGAGCTGCTGCCCGCCTTCGGCGGCCGCCAGCTGGCGATCTACCTGCTCAACGAGCGGCATCTGCACCTGGCGTGGGAGACGGGCTTCCCGCAGGGCTTCCTCGACCGGTTCGACGGCGTGGGCCTCGATGTCCGGCTGCCGGGCGTGGAGACCCTGACCACGGGCCGGCCGATGTTCTTCGAGTCGATGGAGCACCTGGCCGCCGCGTACCCGGGTATCCCGCTGGACGCCCACATAGGGGCCCGCGCGTTCCTGCCGCTGATCGCCTCGGGGCGGCCGGTGGGCTCGTGCATCCTCGGCTTCGACGCGCCGCGCGGGTTCAGCCCGGAGGAGCGTACGGTGCTGACCGCGCTGGCCGGGCTGATCGCGCAGGCCCTGGAGCGGGCGCAGCGCTACGACTCCGAAGCGGCGCTGGCGCGCGGACTGCAGGCGGCGCTGCTGCCGCACCGGCTGCCGGTGCGCGAGAACGTGGAGACGGTGGGCCGGTACCTGCCCGGCACGCAGGGCATGGACGTGGGCGGCGACTGGTACGACGTGATCGAGACGGGCGAGGGCGTCCTCGCCCTGGTGATCGGGGACGTCCAGGGGCACGGGGTGGCGGCGGCCGCGACGATGGGCCAACTGCGCAGCGCCGTACGCGCCTTCACGCTCGCCGGCAGTCCTCCGGAACAGGTGATGGCGGGCACCAACCGGCTGCTGATCGACCTGGACCCCGGCCAGTTCGCCAGCTGCTGCTACGTCCTGCTCGATCCGGCGTCGGGCCGGGCGCGGGCCGTCCGGGCCGGGCATCCGCAGCCGCTGCTGCGCCACGCGGACGGGCGTGCGGAGGTGCTGGACCTGCCGGGCGGGGTGGTGCTCGGGATCGACGTGGACGCCGCCTACCCGGTGACGGAGCTGCGGCTGGCGCGGGGCGCGGTGCTCGCCCTGTACACGGACGGGCTGGTCGAGGAGGCGGGGAAGGACATCGACCTCGGCGTGGAGCGGCTGCGGGCGGCGCTGGCCGCGGCCCGGCCGTCGCCGCTGACGGAGACGGCCGACCGGCTGGTGGGCGAGGCCAGGGACTCCACGGACCGGCCGGACGACATCGCCCTGCTGCTGGCCCTGCGTACGGACGGCGGACCTGCGGCGCGCGCCTGA
- a CDS encoding YkvA family protein: protein MDGTVWLTVAGVVALGLAIAAGVLLVRVFAARRLLLDAGIPLRDKALFWVAVIYTVSPVDLVPDPVYLDDIGILLLALRSLHAAAGAVRPGAVEASKRTAATEPDPA, encoded by the coding sequence ATGGACGGAACGGTCTGGCTGACGGTCGCCGGGGTCGTCGCCCTCGGGCTGGCGATCGCGGCCGGCGTGCTGCTCGTACGGGTCTTCGCGGCGCGGCGCCTGCTGCTCGACGCGGGGATCCCGCTGCGCGACAAGGCGCTCTTCTGGGTCGCGGTGATCTACACCGTCTCGCCCGTGGACCTGGTCCCGGACCCGGTGTACCTCGACGACATCGGCATCCTGCTGCTGGCGCTGCGCTCGCTGCACGCGGCGGCGGGGGCGGTGCGGCCGGGCGCGGTGGAGGCCTCGAAGCGCACTGCGGCGACGGAGCCGGACCCCGCGTAG
- a CDS encoding glycoside hydrolase family 15 protein, whose translation MTQPIEDYALIGDLMTSGLVGRDGSIDWLCLPRFDSPACFAALLGDKENGHWRIAPADAAAGPCTRRAYVDGSLVLESYWDTPDGGSCKVIDFMPQRDIAPDVIRIVEGLSGEVALLSVLRLRFDYGHVVPWVRRADGDRVATAGPDSVWFRSEPPVHTWGEANSTRSEFTVAAGERVAFVLTWHASHEPRPEPCDPYGALEQCLDDWREWSEQCTYEGPYREAVTRSLITLKALTYAPTGGIAAAATTSLPEELGGVRNWDYRYCWLRDATLTLGSLVETGFLDEARAWREWLLRAIAGDPADLQIMYGIGGERRIPEFDLPWLGGYAASSPVRVGNAAVDQLQLDVYGEVLDSLYLARSNGLPAERHAWRIQLALLDFLERNWHRPDEGLWEVRGPRRHFVHSKVMAWVAADRAVRTMESDPSLLGDVQRWRTMRDQVHRDVIDNGFDPVRGTFTQYYGSRELDAATLLIPRVGFLPPDDPRVIGTVDAVRAELGSSGLVRRYSTEGPSVDGLPGDEGAFLACSFWLADALHMTGRDKEARELFERLLAVRNDVGLLAEEYDPVSGCQLGNFPQAFSHVGLVNTALTLGRTHAPPTT comes from the coding sequence ATGACACAACCCATCGAAGACTACGCACTCATCGGCGACCTCATGACCAGCGGGCTCGTCGGCCGCGACGGGTCCATCGACTGGCTGTGCCTGCCGCGCTTCGACTCGCCCGCCTGCTTCGCGGCGCTCCTCGGCGACAAGGAGAACGGCCACTGGCGCATCGCCCCGGCCGATGCCGCCGCCGGGCCGTGCACCCGCCGCGCCTACGTCGACGGCTCGCTGGTCCTGGAGTCCTACTGGGACACCCCGGACGGCGGCTCGTGCAAGGTCATCGACTTCATGCCGCAGCGCGACATCGCGCCCGACGTGATCCGGATCGTCGAGGGTCTCTCCGGCGAGGTCGCCCTGCTCAGCGTGCTGCGCCTGCGCTTCGACTACGGGCACGTCGTCCCCTGGGTCCGGCGCGCCGACGGCGACCGGGTCGCCACCGCCGGTCCCGACTCCGTCTGGTTCCGCAGCGAGCCGCCCGTGCACACCTGGGGCGAGGCCAACAGCACCCGGTCCGAGTTCACCGTCGCCGCCGGCGAGCGGGTCGCCTTCGTCCTCACCTGGCACGCCTCGCACGAGCCGCGCCCCGAGCCCTGCGACCCGTACGGGGCCCTGGAGCAGTGCCTCGACGACTGGCGCGAGTGGAGCGAGCAGTGCACCTACGAGGGCCCCTACCGGGAAGCCGTGACCCGCTCCCTGATCACCCTCAAGGCCCTCACGTACGCCCCGACCGGCGGAATCGCGGCCGCCGCCACGACCTCCCTCCCCGAGGAGCTCGGCGGCGTCCGCAACTGGGACTACCGCTACTGCTGGCTGCGCGACGCCACCCTGACCCTCGGCTCCCTCGTGGAGACCGGCTTCCTGGACGAGGCCCGCGCCTGGCGCGAATGGCTGCTGCGCGCGATCGCCGGCGACCCCGCAGACCTCCAGATCATGTACGGGATCGGCGGCGAGCGCCGGATCCCCGAATTCGACCTGCCGTGGCTGGGCGGCTACGCCGCCTCCTCCCCGGTCCGCGTCGGCAACGCGGCCGTGGACCAGCTCCAGCTCGACGTGTACGGGGAGGTCCTCGACTCCCTCTACCTGGCCCGGTCGAACGGACTGCCCGCGGAGCGGCACGCCTGGCGGATCCAGCTCGCGCTCCTCGACTTCCTGGAGCGCAACTGGCACCGGCCGGACGAGGGCCTGTGGGAGGTCCGGGGGCCGCGCCGGCACTTCGTGCACTCCAAGGTGATGGCGTGGGTCGCCGCGGACCGGGCCGTGCGCACCATGGAGAGCGACCCGTCGCTGCTCGGCGACGTCCAGCGGTGGCGGACCATGCGGGACCAGGTGCACCGGGACGTGATCGACAACGGCTTCGACCCCGTACGGGGCACCTTCACGCAGTACTACGGTTCCCGCGAGCTCGACGCGGCCACGCTGCTCATCCCCCGGGTCGGGTTCCTGCCGCCCGACGACCCGCGCGTGATCGGCACGGTCGACGCGGTCCGGGCGGAGCTCGGCAGCAGCGGCCTGGTCCGTCGCTACAGCACCGAGGGCCCGTCGGTGGACGGGCTGCCCGGCGACGAAGGGGCCTTCCTGGCCTGCTCGTTCTGGCTGGCCGACGCGCTGCACATGACCGGCCGGGACAAGGAGGCACGGGAGCTGTTCGAGCGGCTGCTGGCCGTACGCAACGACGTGGGACTGCTCGCGGAGGAGTACGACCCGGTCTCCGGCTGCCAACTCGGCAACTTCCCGCAGGCGTTCAGCCACGTCGGCCTGGTGAACACGGCCCTCACCCTGGGCCGTACGCACGCCCCGCCCACGACCTGA
- a CDS encoding acyltransferase family protein produces the protein MSDRLVLTGTRVPESAEAPQTDSGLSGRRAWSRSGEAGAARPPRLAVLDGLRLVAALSVVLFHYLAGSGTIPWQRTAVELFPTLHKVAEFGWLGVVFFFMISGFVICMSAWGKSLQKFWQGRILRLFPLYWVAVLLSSAAARLGPHVPGEPRVTIGQMLTNLTMLHEPLGVNSVDNVYWTLWIELRFYLIFSLVVLLGTGYRRVATFCWIWALGSVLAPASGIPLLDQLLVPRWAPFFIAGIAFYLVRRAGRIEGETLGILALSWLLMQHRLPAIMEAEGHGINWKVCLAAVTVMYLLMGLIALGKLDWIQWRWLPVAGAISYPLYLVHQSLGVRVIWRWNEQWGPWPTLLGVIAGVTLIAWLLQRLLERPLTRLLRRLTNPAAPASA, from the coding sequence ATGTCCGACAGGCTCGTCCTCACTGGGACACGTGTCCCGGAGTCTGCCGAGGCGCCGCAGACAGACTCCGGCCTAAGCGGCCGGCGGGCCTGGTCGAGGAGCGGTGAGGCCGGTGCCGCGCGGCCGCCGCGGCTGGCCGTGCTGGACGGTCTGCGGCTGGTCGCGGCGCTGTCGGTCGTGCTGTTCCACTACCTGGCCGGGTCGGGGACGATCCCGTGGCAGCGGACCGCCGTCGAGCTGTTTCCCACTCTGCACAAGGTCGCCGAGTTCGGCTGGCTGGGCGTGGTCTTCTTCTTCATGATCAGCGGCTTCGTCATCTGCATGTCCGCCTGGGGCAAATCGCTCCAGAAATTCTGGCAGGGCCGGATCCTGCGGCTGTTCCCCCTCTACTGGGTGGCGGTCCTGCTCTCCTCCGCGGCCGCGCGCCTGGGCCCGCACGTTCCGGGCGAACCACGGGTCACCATCGGCCAGATGCTCACCAACCTCACGATGCTGCACGAGCCCCTCGGCGTGAACAGCGTCGACAACGTCTACTGGACGCTCTGGATCGAGCTGCGCTTCTACCTGATCTTCTCGCTCGTCGTCCTGCTGGGCACCGGCTACCGCCGCGTCGCGACCTTCTGCTGGATCTGGGCACTTGGCTCGGTCCTGGCACCCGCGTCGGGCATCCCGCTGCTCGACCAGTTGCTGGTGCCCCGGTGGGCGCCGTTCTTCATCGCCGGGATCGCCTTCTACCTGGTGCGCAGGGCCGGCCGGATCGAGGGCGAGACCCTGGGCATTCTGGCGCTGTCCTGGCTGCTGATGCAGCACCGCCTCCCGGCGATCATGGAAGCCGAGGGGCACGGCATCAACTGGAAGGTCTGCCTGGCTGCCGTCACCGTCATGTACCTGCTGATGGGCCTGATCGCGCTCGGGAAGCTGGACTGGATCCAGTGGCGCTGGCTGCCGGTCGCCGGCGCCATCTCGTACCCCCTCTACCTCGTCCACCAATCACTGGGCGTACGGGTCATTTGGCGCTGGAACGAGCAGTGGGGCCCCTGGCCTACCCTGCTCGGCGTGATCGCCGGCGTCACTCTGATCGCCTGGCTGCTCCAGCGACTGCTGGAGCGCCCTCTGACCCGGCTCCTGCGCCGCCTGACGAACCCGGCCGCCCCGGCGTCCGCGTAG
- a CDS encoding APC family permease, whose product MSETISAPQALAPATGPVPQKLKRSIGVVGGTLLTLSCVTPASTLFVVVPDLFASLGTWTALTIAIGSLLCIGVAFCYSELGTLIPSAGGEYAMVSTLAGRLAGWLVFVLSLLVVMIVPPVIAMGTADYLAPIVHIPAPVAGGGVMLLATLAGLLDLRANAWITGIFLVLEVVAAALVAVLGFAHSERGTGALVHGTVAAEGGGTSTVTAMMVVSGLAIALFITQGFSTAVYLSEELENPRRNVARTVLATLAISTAVILIPVIAITVGAPDLSALAEGDLGGMVTAWSNSAVGTFVSLCVALAIINAGIVMVIQNSRVLFASARDKAWPAPVNHALSKLGRFGSPWVATLVVGVPGAALCFVNLDTLYGVTGVSVTGMYLLVAVAALFARRGAHREVAAWRMPLWPAVPIALIAVLAYILTQQETQYLLWTGGITAVATLYWALYLRPRQDSRWLVSIPEDGESAAV is encoded by the coding sequence ATGTCTGAAACGATCAGCGCCCCTCAGGCCCTCGCGCCCGCCACCGGGCCCGTCCCCCAGAAGCTCAAGCGTTCCATCGGCGTCGTCGGCGGCACACTGCTGACGCTCTCGTGCGTGACGCCCGCTTCGACCCTGTTCGTCGTCGTGCCCGACCTGTTCGCCAGCCTCGGCACATGGACCGCCCTCACGATCGCCATCGGCTCGCTGCTCTGCATCGGCGTCGCGTTCTGCTACTCGGAACTCGGCACCCTGATCCCCAGCGCCGGCGGCGAGTACGCGATGGTGTCGACCCTTGCGGGACGGCTCGCCGGGTGGCTGGTGTTCGTGCTCTCCCTGCTGGTCGTGATGATCGTGCCGCCCGTGATCGCCATGGGTACGGCCGACTACCTCGCGCCGATCGTGCACATACCGGCCCCGGTCGCGGGCGGCGGCGTGATGCTGCTCGCCACCCTCGCCGGCCTTCTCGACCTGCGGGCCAACGCCTGGATCACCGGCATCTTCCTGGTGCTGGAGGTCGTGGCCGCCGCGCTGGTCGCCGTCCTGGGCTTCGCGCACAGCGAGCGGGGCACCGGTGCGCTGGTGCACGGCACGGTCGCGGCCGAGGGCGGCGGCACCTCCACGGTGACCGCGATGATGGTCGTCTCCGGGCTCGCCATCGCCCTGTTCATCACCCAGGGCTTCTCGACCGCCGTCTACCTCTCCGAGGAGCTCGAGAACCCGCGGCGCAACGTCGCCCGTACGGTGCTCGCCACCCTCGCCATCTCCACGGCCGTCATCCTGATCCCGGTCATCGCCATCACCGTGGGCGCGCCCGACCTCTCCGCGCTGGCCGAGGGCGACCTCGGCGGCATGGTGACCGCCTGGTCCAACTCGGCCGTCGGCACGTTCGTCAGCCTCTGCGTCGCCCTCGCCATCATCAACGCGGGCATCGTCATGGTGATCCAGAACTCCCGCGTGCTGTTCGCCTCCGCCCGCGACAAGGCCTGGCCCGCGCCGGTCAACCACGCGCTGTCCAAGCTCGGCCGCTTCGGCTCCCCGTGGGTGGCCACCCTCGTCGTCGGCGTCCCGGGTGCGGCGCTGTGCTTCGTCAACCTCGACACCCTGTACGGGGTCACCGGCGTCTCGGTGACCGGCATGTACCTGCTGGTCGCGGTGGCCGCGCTGTTCGCCCGGCGCGGGGCGCACCGCGAGGTGGCCGCCTGGCGGATGCCGCTGTGGCCGGCGGTGCCGATCGCGCTGATCGCCGTACTCGCGTACATCCTGACCCAGCAGGAGACCCAGTACCTGCTGTGGACCGGCGGGATCACCGCCGTGGCCACGCTGTACTGGGCGCTGTACCTGCGGCCGCGGCAGGACAGCCGCTGGCTGGTCAGCATCCCGGAGGACGGCGAGTCCGCCGCCGTCTGA
- a CDS encoding DoxX family protein gives MTSPSVTATKPQAAAVPAVPLALSTPAHDAGLLLLRVVLGLTMAGHGTQKLFGWFGGGGISGTGQFFTASGYPSGDAMAVLAGLTETLGGLGFVLGLLTPLAGAAVVGTMINAIAVHGAGSFFAPKGIEYELLLTAGAAALALTGPGRYAADRFLPVLRSHRLAHGALAVALGVVIASALLLVRN, from the coding sequence ATGACCAGCCCCTCCGTCACCGCGACGAAGCCGCAGGCCGCTGCCGTCCCGGCCGTCCCGCTCGCCCTCTCCACCCCCGCCCACGACGCCGGCCTGCTCCTCCTGCGCGTCGTCCTCGGACTCACCATGGCCGGCCACGGCACCCAGAAGCTCTTCGGCTGGTTCGGCGGCGGGGGCATCAGCGGCACCGGCCAGTTCTTCACCGCCAGCGGCTACCCGTCGGGCGACGCGATGGCCGTGCTCGCCGGCCTGACCGAGACCCTCGGCGGCCTCGGCTTCGTCCTCGGGCTGCTCACCCCGCTCGCCGGGGCCGCGGTCGTCGGCACCATGATCAACGCGATCGCGGTCCACGGCGCCGGGTCGTTCTTCGCCCCGAAGGGCATCGAGTACGAGCTCCTCCTGACCGCGGGCGCCGCCGCCCTCGCCCTCACCGGCCCCGGCCGGTACGCCGCCGACCGCTTCCTGCCCGTCCTGCGCAGCCACCGCCTGGCCCACGGCGCCCTCGCCGTCGCCCTCGGCGTGGTCATCGCGAGCGCGCTGCTCCTCGTACGCAACTAG
- a CDS encoding class I SAM-dependent methyltransferase — translation MRFQYDSIGERFVESKTTAAFSAADTHTLLGALDALGGVRGLDTLDLACGYGYNTRLLARGGARRAVGVDISEEMIRLARAHGVIGGNGVGALEGAVGAVLPVRGAGAGAPAPTGAAAGTGTPQGGAAEGRPGEAAAREAAPGEAASIEYVVADAAKLPQMGPFDLATAVYLFNYATDRSALHAMFRSIRANLRDGGRLLAIVPNAGAFPNVDWSPYGVRIVDRVHEGDAPLLKAQFLTQPPADFEFREWAHADFAEAAVEAGFTTVGWQPNRTPPADGARDEAYWNAYRAWPISSLMTCTA, via the coding sequence ATGCGGTTCCAGTACGACAGCATCGGCGAGCGCTTCGTGGAGTCGAAGACCACGGCGGCGTTCTCGGCGGCCGACACCCACACCCTGCTCGGGGCGCTCGACGCGCTCGGCGGGGTGCGCGGGCTCGACACGCTCGACCTGGCCTGCGGATACGGCTACAACACGCGGCTGCTGGCCCGCGGCGGGGCCCGCCGGGCGGTCGGCGTGGACATCTCGGAGGAGATGATCCGGCTGGCCCGGGCGCACGGGGTGATCGGCGGGAACGGCGTGGGCGCGCTGGAGGGTGCCGTGGGCGCGGTACTTCCGGTGCGCGGGGCGGGTGCCGGCGCGCCGGCACCCACGGGAGCAGCCGCCGGCACCGGGACGCCGCAGGGCGGGGCCGCCGAGGGACGACCCGGCGAAGCGGCCGCGAGGGAAGCCGCGCCCGGTGAAGCCGCATCCATCGAATACGTGGTCGCCGACGCCGCCAAGCTGCCGCAGATGGGCCCGTTCGACCTGGCCACCGCCGTGTACCTGTTCAACTACGCCACCGACCGCTCCGCGCTGCACGCCATGTTCCGGTCCATCCGGGCCAACCTGCGCGACGGCGGCCGCCTGCTGGCCATCGTGCCGAACGCCGGCGCGTTCCCGAACGTCGACTGGTCGCCGTACGGGGTCCGGATCGTCGACCGCGTCCACGAAGGCGACGCGCCGTTGCTGAAGGCGCAGTTCCTGACCCAGCCCCCGGCCGACTTCGAGTTCCGCGAATGGGCGCACGCCGACTTCGCCGAGGCCGCCGTCGAGGCGGGCTTCACCACGGTCGGCTGGCAGCCCAACCGGACCCCGCCCGCCGACGGCGCCCGCGACGAGGCGTACTGGAACGCCTACCGCGCCTGGCCGATCAGCTCACTGATGACCTGCACGGCGTGA
- a CDS encoding SUKH-4 family immunity protein, giving the protein MPREDLEALFSSPAALLAAGAARVRELLGPGAGGGVGREVFTQAEAVFGYAEVSRAEFGSWLHFAAKALGHDAYAEQVAAAEPGMPWRTVWAWWRPVGAFRAEPNLSGDASASVFDGPDCRSLLKVWSLWTEERWFDLATGEPRPAPAAGEFTRRSEQPGEEPSLFAPDEEAWALHCPGTWKDSVPLGGGRFLLTEARGIVVVERNEAVVAAGWPTGGADTSSWEEGAGHPWFAGPEPGGTPLDAARVEAVFGADCTVRVPQARLPAELTHLPTRELISTVGLPRHWAAGVTSFELAWTEEGPEEEPGEPESEVDFGGLIHLGTFELGYADDGYVLLHPETGAVSLVREDEGPFPFARDTETFVRLLEAVRRFMGACWDPYPEENGYGSFLCEVGKLEPDVLESDDPEEPGAAVWEHIFAAITELSVYGY; this is encoded by the coding sequence ATGCCTCGCGAAGATCTTGAAGCCCTGTTCTCCTCCCCCGCCGCCCTGTTGGCGGCCGGAGCCGCCCGGGTACGGGAGCTGCTCGGCCCCGGGGCCGGAGGCGGGGTCGGCCGTGAGGTATTCACCCAGGCCGAGGCCGTGTTCGGGTATGCCGAGGTGTCGCGGGCGGAGTTCGGCTCCTGGCTGCATTTCGCCGCGAAGGCGCTGGGGCACGATGCGTACGCGGAGCAGGTCGCCGCGGCCGAGCCCGGCATGCCGTGGCGGACCGTATGGGCCTGGTGGCGGCCCGTCGGGGCCTTCCGGGCCGAGCCGAACCTCAGCGGGGACGCCTCGGCCTCCGTCTTCGACGGGCCGGACTGCCGGAGCCTGCTGAAGGTCTGGTCGCTGTGGACCGAGGAGCGCTGGTTCGACCTGGCCACCGGCGAGCCGCGCCCGGCCCCCGCCGCCGGGGAGTTCACCCGGCGGTCGGAGCAGCCCGGGGAGGAGCCGTCCCTCTTCGCCCCGGACGAGGAGGCCTGGGCCCTGCACTGCCCCGGCACGTGGAAGGACTCCGTACCCCTCGGCGGGGGCCGGTTCCTGCTCACCGAGGCCCGGGGGATCGTGGTGGTGGAGCGCAACGAGGCGGTGGTGGCGGCCGGTTGGCCCACCGGCGGCGCCGACACCTCCTCGTGGGAGGAGGGTGCGGGCCATCCGTGGTTCGCAGGCCCGGAGCCGGGCGGGACTCCGCTGGACGCGGCCCGCGTGGAGGCGGTGTTCGGCGCGGACTGCACGGTCCGCGTACCGCAGGCGCGGCTGCCCGCGGAGCTGACCCACCTCCCGACCCGGGAGCTGATCAGCACGGTGGGCCTGCCGCGCCACTGGGCGGCGGGCGTGACCTCGTTCGAGCTCGCCTGGACCGAGGAGGGACCTGAGGAGGAACCCGGGGAGCCGGAGTCCGAAGTCGACTTCGGAGGGCTCATACACCTGGGGACGTTCGAGCTGGGCTACGCCGACGACGGCTACGTGCTCCTCCACCCGGAGACGGGCGCGGTGTCGCTGGTCCGCGAGGACGAGGGACCGTTTCCCTTCGCCCGGGACACGGAGACGTTCGTACGGCTCCTGGAGGCGGTGCGCCGGTTCATGGGGGCGTGCTGGGACCCGTATCCGGAGGAGAACGGATACGGCTCCTTCCTCTGCGAGGTGGGGAAGCTGGAGCCGGACGTCCTGGAGTCCGACGACCCCGAAGAGCCCGGCGCCGCGGTCTGGGAGCACATCTTCGCGGCCATCACGGAGCTGAGCGTCTACGGCTACTGA
- a CDS encoding MarR family winged helix-turn-helix transcriptional regulator translates to MAETRWLDEREMRAWSGFLAASALVNRRLDQQLKDDSGLSHPQYEILVRLAAAPDRELRMTELANGLINSKSGLTYQVTQLEKAGLVRRRSCPSDVRGVFAVLTDAGSARLEAAAPGHVATVREALIDVLTPEQLEVLAEGLGEVSRRLREPGGPHGGQPGG, encoded by the coding sequence ATGGCTGAAACGAGATGGCTGGACGAGCGCGAGATGCGCGCCTGGAGCGGCTTCCTGGCCGCATCCGCCCTGGTGAACCGCCGTCTCGACCAGCAGCTCAAGGACGATTCCGGGCTCTCGCACCCGCAGTACGAGATCCTCGTGCGCCTCGCCGCGGCTCCGGACCGCGAGCTGCGGATGACGGAACTGGCCAATGGCCTGATCAATTCGAAGAGCGGGCTGACCTACCAGGTCACCCAGCTGGAGAAGGCGGGCCTGGTCCGCCGCCGCAGCTGCCCCTCCGACGTGCGCGGGGTCTTCGCCGTCCTCACGGACGCCGGCAGCGCCCGCTTGGAGGCGGCCGCGCCCGGTCACGTGGCCACCGTCCGGGAGGCGCTGATCGACGTCCTCACCCCCGAGCAGCTCGAGGTCCTCGCGGAGGGGCTGGGCGAGGTCAGCCGCCGGCTGCGCGAGCCCGGCGGACCGCACGGTGGACAACCCGGCGGATAG